In the Ochotona princeps isolate mOchPri1 chromosome 29, mOchPri1.hap1, whole genome shotgun sequence genome, CGTCTACTTGCCCCCACCCAGGGCAGCCCCATTGTGAGCCGGGACACGGGCCGCTGCCTAGAGGTGGAACTGTCCAGAGAAGCCAACTTTGGGCTGCGGCTGGTGGTGCAGAGGTGTTCAGGCCAGAAGTGGACAATCAGGAACTGGGTCATGAACCCGCAGCCCTGAACCTCCCAGCCCCCtgggctgcagccctggctgtgacccCCACGCTCTCAGGCTGGCCCCTGCAGAGGCCCGGGAGCCCCGGCCCCACCATGTGCCTTTCCACgaggctgcccctccccctgcaTGTGCCAACCCCAGCCGTCACACCCAAGGGCAGGCCGCCCTGCCTGAAGCCATGGGCTCTGCGACTGGACAGCCCTCCTCTGCTTGACCTCTCACTTCCGGCAACCCAGGCAGCACCCAGAGCAGCCGCTGATGTCCCAGCACAGGTGGAGGGAGCCATAGCAAGGCAGATTGGATGGAGGGTGCCAACTGGCAGCCAtcttcctgccacctgcccaaCTCCTGCTCCTGGGATCTCTGTGGAGGGTTCAGTGAACATGACCTGGCCTCTGgcccatttttataaataaaattttattggctctgctgctctggtggcCTGAGCCAGCCACAAACCCCGATTTGTGTGTGCACTTAGGTGGCATTGCCATCTCACAGGATAGAACGAGAAAACCCTGTTTACCTGGCCTGTTGGGGAGCTGTCGGGAGCAGTGGCGCAGCCTGGTGAAGCGAAGGCCCAAGGCTCCCCAAGCAATGGGCTCAGGCCTAAGTTCCTGGGAGAATCAGGAACTTAGTTTCAGTTAGAActgctgaggctcctggctctggggcaATGTTGGTCCCGTGGGGGGGTTCCCATGGCTTATGAGGGGTAGTTTCCTCACTGCTGGTCCTAAACCCTCTCAACCTATGACCTTTGCCCCAGGTGGTGGTGGCCATGCTGAGGGGGGATAGCCTGTCACAGCCAGATCTGGGTGTGCCACACTGCCTGGCACAGGCACTGTTGTGGCCAGTGCCAAGGCCCAGGGCATGCGCAGTCCATCTCAGGGGCACCTCTCTCCTCACATCGTGTTTCACATGAACCTCACAAGGGAACCTTTGGAGGTGGGAGGTGCCCAAGGGACACAGGTGGGCCAAGGGAGTGCAGCCCAGGCTCTGTTCCCATCACAGTCCCTGCCTGAGCTGTGGTGGCTGCTGGCCATGCTGCCCACCCCCAGGACTCAGGTTCTAGAACAAGCATCCCTGCAGGGCGTGGCCAGATGAGCACATAGGCAGCTGCGTgcctccctttcctccttcccttccctttacCAAGGCAGGAGACTCCACTCCCCCACACATCACAGAGTTGGAGTTCAACCTGTTGCTGCATGGGTTGGGGGCCAAATCTCttggccagccccaggcccctgtgacCCCAAGACCCCCAGGCTGTAGAGAGAGTAGAGAGTCTCTTGCCCCCAAACAAGCCCAGGAAGGAGCCACCCTTGTCTACAGAAGTGTTTATTCAGGCAAGAGATGGCCAGGGTCAGCTGAGTGCAAACAGCTGGGCACAGAGGCTGTCGGGCCGGCCTAGCAGGCCCTGGGCTGGCACGAACTCCAATGGCAGTGGCACTGGCTCCTCCTTCTTCAGGTCGCTCTCGAAGATCTGCAGGGGATGAGAGTGGTGGTCCTGGGGTCTGCCTGCCCCTTCCCTGCGGCCTCCTCCAGGCTTTACTCACCTCGTAAGCCGTGAGTTCCAGGAGTGGAGCAATGCTGACCTCTGGGACGGACAGCTCCTGATTGATGGCACGGGCAGCTCTGGACACCTCTGGGTGGTAGTGCTGCTGGAGAGCCTGGGGGCACAAGGGgacccagccacagctcagcACACACAGGAACCTGGATGCGGGCTCTAGCCACGGCTCAGTGCAATTGGGGAGCTGGCCATGGGCTCTGGCCACGGCTCAGCACACACGGGGACCTGGATGCAGGTTCTGGCCACGGCTCAGTACACTTGGGGACCTGGACACAGGCTCAAGACATGGCTGAGTTCCTGGCCACactggggggctggggaggggaaggatggGTAGATGTGGTCCTCtcacctgcagctcccagagAGAGCTCTCCAGTGCTCGGCTCTTGGCTGGGTCCTCCTCCTTGGGGTCATAGGGATCTGTGTCCAGCTCCGGGCCGCGAGGACAGTGCACCAGGACGCGGCAGGCTGGGTGTCTGCGCAGCAGGTTGCAGATGAAGGGCAGCACCATCAGCAAGGCTTCAGGAGGCGCAGTCACGGCCAGGTGAGACAGGCGTTTGGCAAAGGCAGCTACCAGGTAGGCGGGCAGGTGGCTGGACAGGGCAGCGGGTGTCAGGCCCTGGCAGTCAGCCCTGCCATGTTCCTCCCTGCCCAAGACCATCACCCCTGGCTCACGAGGAGGACAAGAAGAGGTCAACCAGGTGGAAGAAACGGGCTCGGTACTTGACATGGAAGATGGAGGGCTCCAGGAGGCTGTAGAGCTTCCGGTAGAAGTCAGGGTACTCCCTGGGGATGGCAGAGGGATGAGGTGATGAGGGTGTGGGCCCAACTCTGGTCCCCCTCCCAGCGCCCCCCAGAGCACTCACAGGTTATGTTTGTGCATCAGGACGAAGAGCCCGTTCAAGGCCAGGAGACTGACAGCACCCcctgcagacagacacacagaactGCACCACACCTACCCTCCCTCCCACCACACAGGCTGAGCAGTGTGGTTGGCAAACACTGGGTGCTTGGGGGGCATGAGCAAGATCTCACCTGTCAGGGCTGCCccccccacccacctacccagcTGGGAGCCAGCCTCACCGACGTCGTAGGCGCTGGTGAGGAAGTCGAGCATGagggtgggttgggccaggtgggGCAGGATATGGTCATGCATGAGCACCAGCACCTTCTTGTAGAGGCCGAGGGGCAGCTGTGTGGCCACAGGCAGGTCAGGGTGCTGCCCACCAGCCTCACCCCCCTCAGACCTGGGGCCTGGAGACTCACCTTGTGCTTGAGGAAGCCAAGCCACATGACCTGGAATGCCTTCCTGTGCTCCTGCAGTGGGGCAGGGCCACacgctgtcctcctcatctgggACCCCAAGACCCAGGCGGCGCCACTCCCGACTCCCCAGACAGAGTAGGGGAATTCCTGCTCTCAGGACTGTCCCATACAGATGTGCCCACCTAGGCCCATGGGTACCCTCTGACCCTGGTGGACTGTATGGAGGTGCAGGGATGTGCCCAGGGGGCTCTCACCTTGAGGTGAGCCACTTTCCACTTGTCAGAAGACTCTGTTGGAAGGCAGGGCCGTGGTCAGCATCCGAGGGAGGCCGGGCCCAGCCCTCCTGCATGCCTCACTCACCTTCTCGCTTCACGTAGAAGTTGCAGATGTCACGCTCTTGGCAGGGCAGGCTCACGGCTGACAGCAGCGTGAAGGTATTCTCCCAGAAACTAGGGGGCACCTGCCGGAACCCAACCTGAGCCCCAAAGCCAcagccctcctccctgccactGGGATCACTGGGATGAGCCGCTCACCTCCAGGTGCTGGTCAGTCACACGAGCCACGGTGTCAGCGGCTGCTTGCATCGTGTGGTAGCGGATGTCGTCGTATTCCAGATACTCCCGGAAGCATGAGAGGAGCAGGCTACGGTCGTCCTCGGGTGCGAGAAGGCCTGCCACCACCGACTAGGGCAGTGTCCGTGCTTAATACGAGAGCCCATATGGAAGATGCCCGGGGACCCCCACAACAGACCCACAGGGCCTCCTCACCTTGTAGACGCCCGGGGAACCCCCATGGATCCCCTCACGGAATGACAGGGCCTCCTCACCTTGTAGACACCCGGGGACCCCCCCCATAGACCCACAGGGCCTCCTCACCTTTTAGACACCCAGGACCCCCCACAGACCCACAGGGCCTCCTTGCCTTGAAGAGCTCCCCCGGGGACCCCCCATGGACTCCCACAGCCTCCTCACCTTGAAGAGTTCCCGGGGGAACAAATAGTTTCCCTCCCACTTGGGCCTCTCCAGGGGATGTAGCCCTTCCAGCTGGATGAACTTCATGAGTGTGCCCAGGGCCAGCTCCTGGAGAGCAGGGACCGAGGCTGCGGCAGGTGTTTGAGGCAGGCTGCGTCCAAGCCAGTGTCAGGCAGGAGGCCGGAAGAGCTGCTCCGGTACCACAGCAGATGCCccagtgtggcaggggcccaagtgctggagcccaGGGCTGCCCTCACTGCACACTGGATCTGAGCCCAGGCGTCCTTAGCATCTCCACACCCACTCCAGGAGGGCCCTGACCTCACAAGTCCCactccagccctggcctctggagagtgaacctcTCAACCAAGAATCATGAGAAATGGCAAACTGAAACACGGGAGCCACACCGCTTGAAGACTGCCGAGGGCTACTGATCGTGCCCATTGTCACAGCCACACACCTGTGGGGTCAGCAAGGGTGATCCTGATGCCC is a window encoding:
- the NOC4L gene encoding nucleolar complex protein 4 homolog, coding for MEPADSRPALGRLVEAVLASRGQANAVFDILAVLQAEDQGDVEDAVRACSRLFGALLERGELFVGPLPPEDTLLAGAQGAKAATRTYKVWMRHRYCSCCRRLRELLGNRSFQVQELALGTLMKFIQLEGLHPLERPKWEGNYLFPRELFKSVVAGLLAPEDDRSLLLSCFREYLEYDDIRYHTMQAAADTVARVTDQHLEVPPSFWENTFTLLSAVSLPCQERDICNFYVKREESSDKWKVAHLKEHRKAFQVMWLGFLKHKLPLGLYKKVLVLMHDHILPHLAQPTLMLDFLTSAYDVGGAVSLLALNGLFVLMHKHNLEYPDFYRKLYSLLEPSIFHVKYRARFFHLVDLFLSSSHLPAYLVAAFAKRLSHLAVTAPPEALLMVLPFICNLLRRHPACRVLVHCPRGPELDTDPYDPKEEDPAKSRALESSLWELQALQQHYHPEVSRAARAINQELSVPEVSIAPLLELTAYEIFESDLKKEEPVPLPLEFVPAQGLLGRPDSLCAQLFALS